The sequence below is a genomic window from Lentimicrobium saccharophilum.
TAATTAGCGCTTATATTACAAAAGATCAATCTGTTTAGAAATTTAAAATCAGGTTTTAGAAATTCGGCAGGTTCAGGTGTTCGGGTGCTCGGGTGCTTCGCAATGTTTCCATATGAAAATGTGGTTATGTGTAAATGTAAACCAAAGATTTCAATGTGAAATGTTGCTTATATACCTGAAAAACAATCTGTTTAGAAATTAAAAATTTGAACTTGGAAATTCCGCAGGGCCGGGTGTTCATGTGCTCTTGTGTTCAGGTGAGCAGCACCTTTTGATAAATTACCGTCCCTCGCCCCTCGTCCCTCGCCACTTTAAACGAAATCCAAAATCCAAAATCCGCAATTTTACCCTGAGCGCAGTCGAAGGGCCGCAATCCGCAATCCCACGTTCCTGCACGCTTTCCGGATTCAAAGTTTTTCAGTTTGTACCTGGAACAAGGGGTGACCGGCATCTACCACCAGGTAAACCTTATCTCCCCGCCTGAGGGTTTCGGTAACCGGTACCGAGCAATGATCGCCTTTTACCGCCTGTCCTATGGGCTTCAGTTCCACCCTGATCTCATCCGCTTTACCTTCATATGCGCCTGTAGTGGGTCCTATCACCAGGAAACTGTCTCCCACGCTCAGTGAGTGGGTTTCAATCTTGATTTCAGCAACATTCAGCTTTGCAAAAAAATTGACAACCTTACCAATGTAAACCTTTTTTTGTGTTGCCTGAGAGCCATAACGCTCCGACCATTCCCCTGTTTTTTCGCCGAGGTAGTAGCCGCTCCAGAATCCACGGTTGTAAACCTTGTTTACTTCAGCAGTCCACTTTTCAACGTTTTCGCGGGTATATTGCCTGTTTTTCCAGGCCTCCACCGCTTCATGATAGGTCCGGGTGACGGTTTTCACATATTCCGCAGAGCGGCCGCGGCCTTCTATCTTCAGCACGGTTACCCCGGCATCGAGCAAACGGTCGAGGATGGGCAGGGTCATCAGGTCTTTGGGCGACATGATGTATTTATTGTCAACTTCCAGCTCAATCTGGTTATCAACATCCTTAACATGGTAGGCCCTGCGGCAGGGTTGCATGCAGGCGCCCCGGTTGGCCGATGAATTGAAATTGTCGAGGCTGATGTAACATTTTCCCGAGACCGCCATACACAGCGCCCCGTGAACAAATACCTCAATCTGAACCAGTTCCCCTTTCGGACCTGTAATCAGCTCTTCACGGATGGCGCGGGTTATGCCCTCCATTTGCCCGATGTTCAATTCCCTGGCCAGCACCATCACATCGGCATATTTCGCATAGAATTTTACCGCTTCTGTATTGGTGATGTTGCATTGCGTAGAGATATGAATTTCCACCCCCTGGCTCCGGGCATAATCCAGCACGGAAAGGTCGGAAGCAATGATTGCACTGACGCCGCTTTTTTTGGCCAGGTCCACCATTTCGCGCATCAGGGGCAATTCCTCGTCGTAAATAATTGTGTTGAGGGTAAGGTAGGATTTCACCCCGTGTTCCCGGCAGATTTCAGTGATACGGCGGATATCGTCGGGCGAAAAATTGCTTGAGGAGCGTGCACGCATATTCAGCTGCCCCGCTCCGAAATATACCGACCCGGCTCCGCCCTGTATGGCTGCCATCAGCGCATCAAACGACCCGGCCGGCGACATAATTTCTATTTCCTGCATCCGGATTTTTTTTGCAAAGGTAGTTTAAATCCATATCTGACAGAAGGTTCCCTTGCTCCGGCAACCTGAAGGTACTGTGCTGATTGATGCGTAGCTGTCAGAAAGCGGATTTCCGGACATGCCCGGGGAGCCCTTTCCGGATAATTCATCATTAGCTGATCACGGGTTCATACAGCGAATAAAATGCTTAATCACCATTGTCCGGATAAAATGAAGAAAGAATTTGCCACAAATACACGAAGACACTAAGTATCACTAAATGAGAAAAATAAATTTGTGCAACCTGGTGCCTTTGTGCCACTTCGGCAGGCTCAGTGCATCGCTTAGTGGCGAAATATTTAAAAGTAAGTTGTATGCTGTTACAATCTTCTGAAACCAACACCTATATAGCATTCCGGTCAAATTATAATAATTTCCCCGGACAACAATGAATGCTTGATTAGTCCATTGAAAAGTCAGTCGGATTGGAATTACAAAAAAAGTCCTATAATTGCACCACGACACGCTTACTTTTAGGCTTTAAGCACATTAACAATTACTACCCGGGGTCAGTTCCTGAATGAAATGATACTGATCCGGCACTAAACCAGCTTAGAGAAGAACTTTGATGGACAATCCCCGCGTTTTTACTGATGTACCGGCAGAGGAGTTCGCAGCAATCCAATCGCTTGCGGGTATATTACAATTCAGGCATTTTTTCATTTTTATTGCCGATCGTTCGGGATCTGCAGTCAGCATCAGGGAGCTGCTTTTTCAGTATCCCGGCGGTCCTGCCTCACCGGTACCGGATGCCGGACATTTGTCGCAGGCTGTCTTTAAAGCCCTGCATGGCCCGGTAATCAATGGAAACAAAGCAGTATCCTTAAGCCTGACCGGACATTTCAGGATGCCTTTTGGCGATAGGGTATACACGGCATTGATATATCCACTGGAAGAACAGGCATCGCTGCTTTTCCTGTTTGATAACGGGGAACAGGGGATCCACGGACAGTCGCTTGAACTGTTGAGCGCTGTGTGCCGGTTGGTTTCGGTGTCGGTAAGCAACAGGGTCAGCAATTCTGCCCTGCTTTTCGAAAAAACAAAGTACAAGCACCTGTTTGCATCGGCTCCGGAAGCGATCGTAATGGTCGACGGTGAAAACAGGATACTGGATGTCAATCCTGAATTTGAACGCCTGTTTCAGTTTAAGGGACATGAAGTGCTGGGGAAAAAACTTGATGAGATGATCTCGCCCGGTCTGATGCTGGATGAAGCACTGGAACTAACACGTTCCAACTGGGAAGGCCGGAAGGTGATGGTGGAAAGTAAAAGGATGAAGAAGGATGGTTCCTGGTTTGATGTATCCATTTTGGGAGTCCCTTTCAACAATAGCTACGGTCATCAGCGGATTTTCGGAATATACAGGGATATCAGTGAGCGGGTCAGGGCCGGGGAATTGCTGAAGAACAGAATAGACTTTATAGAATACATGAGCCGGCTTTCGTCCGAACTGATCAATACGGATATCGGGAACATTGATAACATTATCGAAGGTGCCCTTGAAAAGGTCGCCCTTTTCACAAAGGCGGAACGAGCCTATCTGGTAGGGCTTTCCGACGATGAAGAATACATCCGCATCACACACGAGTGGGATGATGACATCAGGCAGTCGCACCGTTCAGGGCAATCTTCCATCTTAGTCAGGGATTTAAAGGAGTACTTTAGCAGGCTCAGGGCCGGCGAAATATTTCAGCTTTCCAGGGAAGAGGCCGGTATTGCTGAAGGAACAGAAGAACTCCCGTTTTTTTTCGATTTGCTGAACATTGAATCCTTGATCAATATTCCGCTCTTTGTCGGAAGGGAATTTATGGGTTACATCGGGTTCGATACCTATAGCCGGCCGATTCAGTGGGATGAGCAAAGTGTCAATATTTTCAGTTTAACCGGTCAGATCCTGGTGAATGCACTGTCGAGGAAACGGACCGAGGAGAAGCTGAAAAATGCGCTGATGAGCGCGGAGGCTTCGGATAAGCTGAAATCGGCTTTTCTGGCAGGGATATCCCATGAGGTAAGGACCCCGATGAATCATATCATGGGATTTATTGATGTCATTAACGAGGGAGATCCCGGCCCTGATGAACGCAGAGAATACCTGCAAATCATGAAAAACAGCGGCACGCATCTGCTCAGGCTGATTGATGATGTAATTGAACTTGCCATGATTGATTCCGGCCAGGTTCATTTAAGGGAAAATATCTGTGAGCTGGGCCGGTTTATGCAGTCGCTGAAGGTTGAGTTCGAGAATATCCGCAACTCAATGGGCAAAGCAACGGTTGAAATGAAACTTGAAACGCCTGATCAGTATCCCGACCTTGTTGTTCAGACCGATGAATTCAAAGTCAGGCAGATTCTCTGGAACCTCTTGTCGAATGCAATTAAATTTACGCCTGCCGGTACGGTAACTTTCGGATTCAACATTACAAATGACAAAAAGCGGATTGAGTTCTTTGTAAAAGATACCGGAATCGGAATTGATGCTGAATTCCATAAAGTGATATTTGAGCGGTTCCACCGCCTGGATTCCGGGATTTCACGCCAGTATGGCGGTGTAGGACTGGGCCTGCCGATCAGCCAGGGACTTGCGTCTCTCTTTGGTGAGCGGATACAGATAGATTCAGTTCCCGGTCAGGGAACTACTTTCCGGTTCAGAATTCCGCTGAAATTGTATAAACCGGAAAGTACCGGTGGTGTTTCAGTGAATGAAATCCGGAAGGTTTATAACTGGAAAGACAAGACCATACTTATGGTTGAAGACGATCCGGTAAATATGCGTTTTCTGACGGTTTTGCTCACCCGTACGGAAGCAAACCTGCTCTATGCTTCAGATGGCAGGGAGGCCGTTGAAATGATCGCAGAAAATGAAGTGGATCTTGTGCTTATGGATATGCAACTCCCGGTGATGAATGGTTACGAAGCTACCCGGAGGATCAGGGAGATAAAACCGGCTTTGCCTGTAATAGCGCAAACAGCCAATGTGCTTGCTGAAGACAGGGAAGAATGTATCGAGGCCGGCTGTAATGATTATATCCCCAAGCCCATTGATAAAAATGTGCTCTACCGGAAAGTGAACGGTCTGTTGTTCAACCCGGGCGTTGAATCAGCGGATTGAAAGGGATCAGTTGTCGCCGGCAACCCATTCGGCATAGGAGGTTACCGTTTCACGAAGCCTGAGGCTATGCAGGTTTACACCTTCGGGCAGTGAGTTTTTAAGTCTGTCAGCAAAATCCGATAACAGGTTTTCGCTGGTAGGCTGGTAATCAACCAGGATCAGCCTGCCCACAAAATCTTTCATTCCGCTGAATTCTTCCGGGGCTGTAGCCCTGTGAAGCACCAGGGAATGGTCAAATTCATCTACAATCTTTCCGCGGACAATCTCTTTCAGTTGCCTGAAATCCATGACCATGCCATAGTGGGGTGAGGCCGGATCCCTGATCGGTTCTCCCTTTATGGTGACATACAACTCATAGGAATGACCGTGAATATGGCGGCATGGCCCGTCATAGCCGGGCAGTGCATGTGCCATCTCGAATTTGAACTCTTTAGTCAGACGGATAACAGACATGGCTGAAACAACTTATTTGATGATTTTGGCATAGGCCGGCAACTTGCCGGGCTCCTCTATTGCAATGAAATATATCCCGCGGTTAAGCATCGAAGTGTTGACATTTACGTTAAATCCGTCAGCGGTATAATCTGTGGTATATTGTTTACCGGTGATATCCGTAATGGTAATAGTAACAAACTGAGGCTGGTAAAATCCATTGTGGTCAACTACGCAGAAATTCTCAGCCGGTACCGGATATACCCTGATTTGCCGGTTTATTTTATCAGCATAAATTCCGGTAGGGTCACCCCAGATCTGCAGGGCAAACTCAGGGTGATCGATAAACGGATTGCGGTTCTGCTGGTAAGCATAAACGGCATTGTTTCTCTCCGTTTCCTTGGTACTAACCGGATCGTTTTGGTGCCATTCCAGCATCATGGCCAGCGCCCAGGGCCTGAGCTGCGCCCCTATGGTCATATCGCTGCCGGGCCAGTTGCTGTCCTCGTTGTAATAACGCACCGACATATAGAAATAGGTTCTGGCAAAGTCCCCTTTATATTCACTGATGGGCTCAAAAACCACCCCTGAATATCCAGGATAGGAGCAATTACCGAGTTTACTTCCGTTACCTGAAGTATATGTCGGCGATGAAACAGTGCCAAAGGGATAATTGCTGCGTTTGTTGTTTACCCAGCCATCGGTCGGATAGATATGAAACAGGTCGGAGTTCATCGGTGCCTGATCATCAAACCAGCTCTTGGGCCATGAATGTTCACGGTTGTAGCAGTCGCACTCACTGTTGTAATTTCCGCACTGATCAGCGCCAAAGGTCCATGAGCAATTGGAATACATGTCCCATACCTGACCATTGGGCTTGTCGTCCGTTGTCTCGAAAGCGGTCCACAGCCCGGAATAGCTGATTACATTGTGATTGTCAATAATACTGTGCAACGCAGCCTGCAGTGCTGTACCGGTTAACCCGGAAGCATTGTTGTAGTAACCTGCCGGAGGCTGGGCAACAGCGGCGCCAAACAGGGGAAGCAGAAAAATGAAAAGAGCTTTTTTCATGAAGTTTAGAATAATAAGAGAATAAACATGCGCAATGAAAGTATCATAATTACCACCCCTGAGGCTAAAACCATATACCTTACACCGGGCCTCAGGCCTTTCCTGGCGCCAAAGCTTAAACCGGCGTAAGATCCGAGCACTGAAATCAGAAAAAATACGGCCAATGCTGCATAACTGACGGCAATACCCAGTCCGGCTCCCGCTCCGGCCAGAAAAACGCTGAAACTTCCCGCAACCGACCAAAGCAAAAGTGTGGTGAAATTATCAACCAGTATTATCTTCTCTTCAGGGTTAAAGCGGAAAGTTTCCATGGATATTTTCAGCCCTGTAATAAAAATCAGGATAAGGCCGAAAATGATCTTGTTGTCATTAATAAACGGGCTGATGGCTGCTCCGGCAAAAAATCCGGCCATCATCACCAGTGACCTGATCAAAGCCAGGACAACAGGCATTGCCGCCGGTAAAGGTTCGTCAAGTTTCCTGTGCAACGCACCGGTATACCACGATCCTGCAAAGCCTTCTGCCGATAATGCTGCAACAAGAATAAAGATTTCTGCCTGTGTCAAGATGACCCTGATTTGAGCCTGCAAAAGTAATAAAAAATGGGTCAGGTCTGATGGCTGCCGGCAATCTCCTTGTTTCAGATTATCAGCGGTGTAGTACCGTATGGAACCCAAAGATTTCGTGCAGAATATTTTCACAATCGTGAGAGGGGAAGGTTCCTTTAATTGATTAAATTTGTTGTAGATCAATTATAAGCTATGCGAAAGACCAAGATTGTTGCAACCCTCGGGCCGGCGTCCATTGCAGAACCCGTCCTGCGCAGCCTGATGCTGGCAGGTGTAAATGTATTCAGGCTGAACTTTTCACATGGCTCACACGAGGTTCATGCTGCTTCGCTGGAAACCATTGAAAAGCTTAATGCCGAACTCGGGCTTCATGTTGCTGTGCTGGCAGATCTTTCAGGGCCTAAAATAAGGACGGGGGAGGTTGAGTATGATGCGATGGAACTCATGGTTGGCGATGAGGTGACAATCACCTGCAAGGGGGAGCTTTGCCGCAACGGATTGATCAGTGTGAATTACACTGATTTTGCCCGCGATGTAAGGGCAGGAGAAGATATCCTGCTCGACGACGGCAAACTGTTGCTCAGGGCGGTTGAAAGTGATGGTGAAAATACTGTGCGGGCAAAAGTTGTTCAGGGCGGGATTTTAAGTTCCCGGAAAGGGGTTAATTTACCCCGGACCAATCTCAGCCTGCCCAGCCTTTCCGAAAAGGATCTTTCGGACCTGGATTTTGTTATGAAGCACAATATTCATTGGGTAGCGCTTTCGTTCGTGCGCTCTGCCGCTGATATTGAGGAATTGCGTCGCCGGATTGCAGGGTATCCCGAAGCCCGTTCGCTCCGGATTGTGGCAAAAATTGAAAAGCCGGAAGCCGTTGAGAATGCTGAGGCGATAATCCGGGCTTCCGATGCCGTTATGATCGCCCGTGGTGACCTGGGGGTGGAAATTCCCCAGGAGCAGGTTCCCATTGTGCAAAAGAAGTTCGTACGCATGTGCATTGCTGCCTCCAAACCCATTATTATAGCCACACAGATGATGGAAGGCATGATCAACAGCATGCGTCCTACAAGGGCAGAAGTCAGCGATGTTGCCAATTCGGTACTCGACGGCGCCGATGCGCTTATGCTCAGCGGGGAGACCTCCGTGGGCAAATATCCTGTTCAGACGGTGGAAACCATGAACAGGATCATTTCTGATGTGGAATCCGGCGGTATGTATTTCCCTGAAATAAAATATGAAGAAGCTCCGCCTGAGCGAAGGATATCGGATGCGGTTATTATGGCGGCTGCAGATCTTGCCGGAAAAGTTAATGCCAGGGCCCTTATAGCCATGACGCACACCGGTTACTCTGCTTTCAGGCTTGCCAGCCATCGCAAGGGCGCAGGGATATATATCTTTTCGAATAACCGCCGGTTGCTTTGCGCCCTCAGCCTGGTCTGGGGTATAGAGGGGCTTTACATTGAAAAATATACCAGTACCGATGCCGCCATGCTTGATATGCGGAAAGCGCTGATTGCAAGAGGCTGCATTACACAGGGCAATTACATTATTTATGTTTCAAGTATCCCTATCGGAACGCCCGGAAAAACCAATATGCTGAAACTCAGTATTGTCTGAGGACTACTTAACTGCACAGGCGATGGAGGCCACGCTGATGCTGATGCCCGGCACCTGCATCAGGGCATGCCCCGCTGCTTCAAGGGTCGAGCCCGTAGTAATCACATCATCAACCAGTAACACATGTTTGCCGGCCTGTCTGCCCGCATCTGTAAGCCTGAAAATCTCCTTTACATTCTCCCACCGTCTGAATCTCGATTTCCTGGTCTGGGTTTCAGATGCATGTGAGCGGATCAGGGTGCTGGTATCCAATTCTATCTCCATGGATGTGGCCAGGCCGCGCGCGAACCATTCAGCCTGATTGTACCCCCTTTTTTGCAGCTTTCGCGGGTGCAAAGGCACCGGAATTACAGCAGAAATCCCTCCGAAAAGCGGTGATTTGAGCAATTCATTGCCATAAAGTTTCCCGATGTATTCACCGATTTCTTTAA
It includes:
- a CDS encoding response regulator, which codes for MDNPRVFTDVPAEEFAAIQSLAGILQFRHFFIFIADRSGSAVSIRELLFQYPGGPASPVPDAGHLSQAVFKALHGPVINGNKAVSLSLTGHFRMPFGDRVYTALIYPLEEQASLLFLFDNGEQGIHGQSLELLSAVCRLVSVSVSNRVSNSALLFEKTKYKHLFASAPEAIVMVDGENRILDVNPEFERLFQFKGHEVLGKKLDEMISPGLMLDEALELTRSNWEGRKVMVESKRMKKDGSWFDVSILGVPFNNSYGHQRIFGIYRDISERVRAGELLKNRIDFIEYMSRLSSELINTDIGNIDNIIEGALEKVALFTKAERAYLVGLSDDEEYIRITHEWDDDIRQSHRSGQSSILVRDLKEYFSRLRAGEIFQLSREEAGIAEGTEELPFFFDLLNIESLINIPLFVGREFMGYIGFDTYSRPIQWDEQSVNIFSLTGQILVNALSRKRTEEKLKNALMSAEASDKLKSAFLAGISHEVRTPMNHIMGFIDVINEGDPGPDERREYLQIMKNSGTHLLRLIDDVIELAMIDSGQVHLRENICELGRFMQSLKVEFENIRNSMGKATVEMKLETPDQYPDLVVQTDEFKVRQILWNLLSNAIKFTPAGTVTFGFNITNDKKRIEFFVKDTGIGIDAEFHKVIFERFHRLDSGISRQYGGVGLGLPISQGLASLFGERIQIDSVPGQGTTFRFRIPLKLYKPESTGGVSVNEIRKVYNWKDKTILMVEDDPVNMRFLTVLLTRTEANLLYASDGREAVEMIAENEVDLVLMDMQLPVMNGYEATRRIREIKPALPVIAQTANVLAEDREECIEAGCNDYIPKPIDKNVLYRKVNGLLFNPGVESAD
- the pyk gene encoding pyruvate kinase, whose translation is MRKTKIVATLGPASIAEPVLRSLMLAGVNVFRLNFSHGSHEVHAASLETIEKLNAELGLHVAVLADLSGPKIRTGEVEYDAMELMVGDEVTITCKGELCRNGLISVNYTDFARDVRAGEDILLDDGKLLLRAVESDGENTVRAKVVQGGILSSRKGVNLPRTNLSLPSLSEKDLSDLDFVMKHNIHWVALSFVRSAADIEELRRRIAGYPEARSLRIVAKIEKPEAVENAEAIIRASDAVMIARGDLGVEIPQEQVPIVQKKFVRMCIAASKPIIIATQMMEGMINSMRPTRAEVSDVANSVLDGADALMLSGETSVGKYPVQTVETMNRIISDVESGGMYFPEIKYEEAPPERRISDAVIMAAADLAGKVNARALIAMTHTGYSAFRLASHRKGAGIYIFSNNRRLLCALSLVWGIEGLYIEKYTSTDAAMLDMRKALIARGCITQGNYIIYVSSIPIGTPGKTNMLKLSIV
- a CDS encoding peptidase U32 family protein yields the protein MRMQEIEIMSPAGSFDALMAAIQGGAGSVYFGAGQLNMRARSSSNFSPDDIRRITEICREHGVKSYLTLNTIIYDEELPLMREMVDLAKKSGVSAIIASDLSVLDYARSQGVEIHISTQCNITNTEAVKFYAKYADVMVLARELNIGQMEGITRAIREELITGPKGELVQIEVFVHGALCMAVSGKCYISLDNFNSSANRGACMQPCRRAYHVKDVDNQIELEVDNKYIMSPKDLMTLPILDRLLDAGVTVLKIEGRGRSAEYVKTVTRTYHEAVEAWKNRQYTRENVEKWTAEVNKVYNRGFWSGYYLGEKTGEWSERYGSQATQKKVYIGKVVNFFAKLNVAEIKIETHSLSVGDSFLVIGPTTGAYEGKADEIRVELKPIGQAVKGDHCSVPVTETLRRGDKVYLVVDAGHPLFQVQTEKL
- a CDS encoding 6-pyruvoyl trahydropterin synthase family protein, translated to MSVIRLTKEFKFEMAHALPGYDGPCRHIHGHSYELYVTIKGEPIRDPASPHYGMVMDFRQLKEIVRGKIVDEFDHSLVLHRATAPEEFSGMKDFVGRLILVDYQPTSENLLSDFADRLKNSLPEGVNLHSLRLRETVTSYAEWVAGDN
- a CDS encoding ComF family protein — encoded protein: MKIITGFAEDLISLIYPRVCMSCGNILYKKENILCFSCLYHLPKTNFHLMDDNPVARQFWGKINFTSAASCYYFTKGSKVQHLVHQLKYKGFKEIGEYIGKLYGNELLKSPLFGGISAVIPVPLHPRKLQKRGYNQAEWFARGLATSMEIELDTSTLIRSHASETQTRKSRFRRWENVKEIFRLTDAGRQAGKHVLLVDDVITTGSTLEAAGHALMQVPGISISVASIACAVK
- a CDS encoding endonuclease; translated protein: MKKALFIFLLPLFGAAVAQPPAGYYNNASGLTGTALQAALHSIIDNHNVISYSGLWTAFETTDDKPNGQVWDMYSNCSWTFGADQCGNYNSECDCYNREHSWPKSWFDDQAPMNSDLFHIYPTDGWVNNKRSNYPFGTVSSPTYTSGNGSKLGNCSYPGYSGVVFEPISEYKGDFARTYFYMSVRYYNEDSNWPGSDMTIGAQLRPWALAMMLEWHQNDPVSTKETERNNAVYAYQQNRNPFIDHPEFALQIWGDPTGIYADKINRQIRVYPVPAENFCVVDHNGFYQPQFVTITITDITGKQYTTDYTADGFNVNVNTSMLNRGIYFIAIEEPGKLPAYAKIIK